A section of the Paenibacillus odorifer genome encodes:
- a CDS encoding four-helix bundle copper-binding protein — translation MTRIQYQECIDACLESMNACNYSYVSSLKEYDLASLRESMRLDRECADICSYAIQAMTRQSPFVSGILKLCAEICEACADESSKHIHNHCQECINACRKAAEACRLISDAVEVYA, via the coding sequence ATGACCCGAATTCAATATCAGGAGTGCATTGACGCTTGTCTCGAAAGTATGAATGCCTGTAACTACAGCTATGTCTCAAGCCTAAAAGAATATGATCTTGCATCACTTCGTGAGAGCATGCGACTCGATCGTGAATGTGCGGATATTTGTTCTTATGCCATTCAAGCAATGACTCGTCAAAGTCCGTTTGTATCTGGAATTCTAAAACTATGTGCGGAGATTTGTGAAGCATGCGCAGATGAGAGCAGCAAGCATATACATAATCACTGCCAAGAATGTATTAATGCCTGCCGTAAAGCTGCAGAGGCATGCCGTTTGATTAGCGATGCTGTTGAGGTATATGCGTAA
- a CDS encoding CobW family GTP-binding protein, translating into MEQVVPVYILSGFLGSGKTTLLQRLLEHWKDQGLRPAVVMNELGEVNLDGLLVEQTVPMAELLGGCICCSIRGDLSTELTTLIKKESPDVVVIEATGAANPLEIVDGVTETSLYQKVELKSLITVVDAAHLLELYRAQQGATYRLMQEQIRCASVLILNKTDRVSADEAEEITTVLRKWNSYAPIMPAERCEIDTEELLRSAGGVLTDTQLEESDSESQVHEEAQLPLGGTHASHDHVMAYTHYFKRPVNSETFEQFVKELPRDVYRAKGIVTFNDTSSRFLFQYAYREADFMKITPQGEVPDVAVFIGEHFSSSELRTKLLEMEGRILVRPGTIKRSL; encoded by the coding sequence ATGGAACAGGTTGTACCTGTGTATATATTGTCAGGATTTCTGGGAAGCGGCAAAACTACCCTGCTGCAGCGCCTGCTGGAACATTGGAAAGATCAGGGCTTGCGCCCGGCCGTAGTGATGAATGAGCTGGGTGAAGTGAACCTGGATGGGCTGCTGGTTGAGCAAACCGTTCCTATGGCAGAGCTGCTCGGCGGCTGTATCTGTTGTTCTATCCGAGGGGATCTTAGCACAGAGCTAACTACTCTTATCAAGAAGGAATCACCTGATGTGGTTGTTATTGAGGCCACAGGTGCGGCGAACCCGTTGGAAATTGTAGATGGTGTAACCGAAACTTCACTGTATCAAAAAGTCGAGCTAAAAAGCTTGATCACCGTCGTTGACGCCGCGCATCTGCTCGAATTGTACCGTGCGCAGCAGGGGGCAACCTATCGACTGATGCAGGAGCAAATTCGCTGCGCATCTGTTTTGATTCTGAATAAAACTGACCGTGTCTCAGCAGATGAAGCGGAAGAGATCACAACTGTTCTGCGAAAATGGAATTCTTATGCACCGATTATGCCAGCGGAGCGTTGTGAGATCGACACAGAGGAGCTCCTGCGTAGTGCAGGTGGAGTTCTTACGGATACACAGCTTGAAGAGAGCGACAGCGAAAGCCAAGTGCATGAGGAAGCTCAACTACCTTTAGGAGGCACCCATGCTTCTCATGATCACGTGATGGCATACACACATTACTTCAAACGACCTGTCAACAGCGAGACCTTTGAACAGTTCGTCAAGGAGCTTCCGCGGGATGTTTATAGGGCTAAAGGCATTGTGACCTTTAATGACACCTCCAGTCGTTTTCTTTTTCAATATGCTTACCGTGAAGCTGATTTTATGAAAATCACACCTCAAGGCGAAGTCCCAGACGTAGCTGTATTTATCGGGGAACACTTCTCATCCAGTGAGTTACGCACGAAGCTGCTGGAGATGGAAGGACGTATTTTAGTTCGGCCTGGCACGATCAAAAGAAGCCTGTAA
- a CDS encoding MogA/MoaB family molybdenum cofactor biosynthesis protein, whose protein sequence is MSLSSVEEHRKEAPQSVSCYIITVSDTRTTETDTGGALIKSMLEAAGYEVIGHTIIKDNYQDIRELLYKNADHTEVEAVLLTGGTGISPRDTTYEAVSSLLDKTLPGFGEIFRMLSYTEDIGSAAILSRAIAGTIGNTAVFSMPGSTGAVKLAMERLIIPELRHVMREIYKQ, encoded by the coding sequence ATCTCATTGTCATCCGTTGAAGAACATCGGAAGGAAGCACCACAATCCGTTTCCTGCTACATCATTACCGTCTCAGACACCAGAACTACTGAAACAGATACCGGTGGAGCATTAATCAAATCCATGCTCGAGGCTGCCGGGTATGAAGTTATTGGTCATACCATTATCAAAGACAACTATCAGGACATTCGTGAACTACTCTATAAAAACGCTGATCACACTGAAGTTGAGGCCGTGTTGCTGACAGGTGGAACAGGAATCTCTCCCCGTGATACCACCTACGAAGCAGTTTCATCCTTGCTTGATAAAACGCTACCGGGCTTCGGTGAGATTTTTCGAATGTTAAGCTACACAGAGGACATTGGTTCGGCGGCAATCCTTAGCCGGGCAATTGCAGGTACGATTGGCAACACAGCTGTTTTTTCTATGCCCGGCTCCACTGGAGCCGTTAAATTGGCTATGGAACGGCTCATTATCCCGGAGCTTCGTCATGTAATGCGAGAGATATACAAACAATAA
- a CDS encoding ArsR/SmtB family transcription factor, with protein sequence MSSLQTLNRKIKTVVSPFHELLCSLHVFHQPEHHPTRLQWALELKKRMPLALQENIHTLGQLSDRWIALLDLPDRMGVPISCNQGITLLKKLPDAELVYLFMNQEIALSTLVEWLNESESKRSLMKLSGNVKYLINNLASVRKLLISTLITYEHDYFGQEWDYIEPFMNISAAQFQDLASRSPEKALNTLHPRLLAENGTLTVQKAVTYYFSYEQLGQVYVFPSTFIFPHLLVGWYEDTLFLPLTVDVPGLAFSEGPPSDLLRQLKALSDDTRMRILKLLWKNPHCTKQLAPILGISEAAVSKQLKQLSEAGFTQSQRKGNYLFYSVNKEVFDNLLVLQRQYLEQ encoded by the coding sequence ATGAGCTCACTCCAAACTTTAAATCGAAAGATCAAAACGGTCGTCAGTCCTTTTCATGAGTTATTATGCAGTCTGCATGTCTTCCATCAACCAGAACACCATCCAACAAGATTACAATGGGCTCTGGAGCTCAAGAAAAGGATGCCTCTTGCTCTACAGGAGAACATCCACACACTTGGGCAGTTGTCAGACCGTTGGATCGCTCTGCTAGATTTACCGGACCGTATGGGTGTCCCTATTTCTTGCAATCAAGGAATCACCCTACTCAAAAAACTTCCGGATGCAGAGCTAGTGTATCTATTTATGAATCAAGAAATTGCACTAAGTACCCTAGTCGAATGGCTGAATGAATCTGAAAGCAAGCGTTCGCTGATGAAGTTGAGTGGAAACGTGAAGTACCTGATAAACAATCTGGCTAGTGTTCGCAAGCTGTTAATCTCAACATTAATTACATACGAACATGATTATTTCGGGCAGGAATGGGACTATATTGAACCATTTATGAACATCTCAGCCGCTCAGTTTCAAGACTTAGCCAGTCGATCCCCGGAAAAGGCACTAAATACGCTCCACCCACGCCTCCTCGCAGAGAACGGGACTCTAACAGTTCAAAAGGCAGTAACGTATTACTTTTCTTATGAACAGCTTGGACAAGTGTACGTTTTTCCTTCTACTTTCATATTTCCGCATCTGCTTGTTGGCTGGTACGAAGATACTTTATTTTTACCACTCACGGTGGATGTTCCCGGTCTTGCCTTTAGTGAAGGACCGCCGAGTGACCTGTTGCGCCAACTCAAAGCTTTAAGTGATGATACGCGGATGCGAATTCTGAAACTACTGTGGAAAAATCCACATTGTACCAAGCAGCTTGCGCCAATATTGGGTATTTCTGAAGCTGCGGTCTCTAAACAGCTAAAACAACTAAGTGAAGCAGGATTTACCCAATCACAGCGAAAAGGGAATTATTTATTTTATTCAGTGAACAAAGAAGTCTTTGATAATCTTCTCGTTCTGCAAAGGCAGTACCTTGAACAATAA
- a CDS encoding ABC transporter permease, whose translation MYLINGDIDSKFAIYSGSDDYLTYVIIGGMLSIFSVSMMMNVSRALITEWREGTLEALLLSPSSRSGYFLGNAVQQLYRSGAELLVVLFFGLLAGLRLPSVHFISLLVGILLFLLSCYAMALVLGSIMLYTRDTFIVQNTLFTITALLCGFQFPRQYLPDYLQAIGEIFPLTYALQLLRGTLLTGESRLIDALPIILLSVVYITVGQWTNRRIERGLFERF comes from the coding sequence GTGTATCTAATCAATGGGGATATAGATTCAAAATTCGCTATCTATAGTGGCAGTGATGACTATCTGACCTATGTAATTATTGGAGGTATGCTCAGTATATTTTCCGTCAGTATGATGATGAATGTATCCAGGGCACTTATTACCGAATGGAGAGAAGGTACACTTGAGGCACTGTTGCTCTCCCCTTCAAGCCGGAGCGGTTATTTTCTAGGAAACGCAGTCCAGCAGTTGTATCGAAGCGGGGCGGAATTGCTGGTGGTTCTCTTCTTTGGCCTTTTGGCAGGACTTCGGCTCCCCTCTGTTCACTTTATATCTCTCCTCGTGGGAATTTTGCTGTTTTTACTATCATGTTATGCGATGGCGCTGGTGCTAGGAAGCATTATGCTTTATACAAGGGACACCTTCATTGTTCAAAATACTCTATTTACGATAACTGCTCTACTATGTGGATTTCAGTTTCCAAGGCAATACTTGCCTGACTACTTGCAGGCTATAGGTGAGATTTTCCCATTGACCTATGCGCTACAACTGCTACGAGGCACGCTGCTAACTGGAGAATCACGATTAATTGATGCATTGCCTATCATACTACTTAGTGTTGTATACATAACGGTTGGTCAATGGACAAATCGGCGCATAGAGCGCGGGTTGTTCGAACGTTTCTAA
- a CDS encoding ABC transporter ATP-binding protein, translating into MINMHEVTKIYESKHRLGWFRSEKRSVTAVKSLSLDIAAGEIVGLLGLNGAGKTTTIRMLSTLLEPTSGSIEVDGMSLHKNRQAIQQKVNMIAGGERMLYWRLTGRENLQYFGKLYGMNSPQIAREAERLLEEVGLTQAADQPVEQYSKGMKQRLQIARGLINDPQYLFLDEPTLGLDAPIARQLRGTIRKLALDSGKGILLTSHYLQEVEELCDRVYVLNRGELLLCDKPERIVHQVAGSQTAHLEVTGWHESLRPKLLEHLRTYTQPAELMGVCATEKLELRNDGLQRISVKTPSADRIITELLPWTTEHGLSIKSFASEKPNLEDAIILLSEGRVS; encoded by the coding sequence TTGATAAACATGCATGAAGTTACTAAAATTTACGAAAGCAAACATAGACTGGGCTGGTTCCGTTCGGAAAAAAGATCAGTGACTGCAGTGAAATCACTATCTTTAGATATCGCTGCGGGGGAAATCGTAGGTCTTCTCGGTCTAAATGGCGCTGGAAAAACCACTACAATACGTATGCTCTCTACTCTCCTAGAGCCAACCTCAGGCAGTATTGAAGTCGATGGAATGTCACTGCACAAGAATCGACAGGCCATTCAGCAAAAAGTAAATATGATCGCCGGAGGAGAACGAATGTTGTACTGGCGACTCACTGGTAGAGAGAATCTTCAATACTTCGGTAAACTCTATGGAATGAACAGCCCTCAAATCGCTAGAGAAGCAGAACGTCTTCTGGAGGAAGTAGGTTTGACCCAAGCTGCTGACCAACCCGTTGAGCAATATTCTAAAGGGATGAAGCAACGGCTGCAAATCGCCCGCGGACTTATCAACGATCCACAATACTTATTTCTAGATGAGCCCACACTTGGCCTTGATGCCCCCATTGCCAGGCAGCTTCGCGGTACGATAAGAAAGCTTGCACTGGACAGTGGAAAGGGTATCCTTCTGACCAGCCATTATTTGCAGGAGGTCGAAGAACTCTGTGACCGGGTTTATGTACTGAATCGAGGCGAGCTTCTGCTCTGTGACAAACCTGAGCGGATTGTCCATCAGGTTGCAGGCTCGCAAACTGCTCATTTAGAGGTTACAGGCTGGCATGAATCACTTCGTCCCAAGCTACTAGAGCATCTACGAACATATACTCAGCCTGCGGAATTAATGGGTGTCTGCGCAACAGAAAAACTTGAACTTCGAAATGATGGACTGCAGCGCATTTCTGTAAAGACACCTTCGGCTGATAGGATCATTACAGAGCTGCTGCCATGGACTACGGAGCATGGGCTTAGCATTAAAAGCTTCGCATCCGAAAAACCTAATTTGGAGGATGCGATTATCCTCCTTTCGGAAGGAAGGGTATCATGA
- a CDS encoding ABC transporter permease: protein MNLHSLWFTLSAEITKQHRNRVKGRAVFFSLLLWPALTFLTTYFTMQPFRTGAGSALSKVIPDGRIPLFLLSGYLVFQLYWTVVQAAWLFEQERKGGTLEVVFLTPASKMAFLYGRSIYSLFHGIWMFACFSILTFIFLADATTVNWGALLPVLVLIMISAVIWGALLCAISLFSRDSGLIYYIFQAPMELFGGVRIPPAVFPAWATGLSLLFPLTYSLVLVRGALYDNIGISWWWALGALIVGSSCLVICTRYLLVRAEQHARVKGNWTLF, encoded by the coding sequence ATGAACTTACATAGCTTATGGTTTACCCTTAGCGCGGAGATCACTAAGCAGCATCGAAATAGAGTTAAGGGACGCGCAGTGTTTTTTTCACTTCTACTCTGGCCGGCGCTCACCTTTTTAACCACCTACTTTACTATGCAGCCCTTTAGAACAGGAGCAGGATCAGCACTCTCAAAAGTAATACCAGATGGACGGATTCCCCTTTTTCTGCTGAGCGGATATCTCGTCTTTCAGTTATACTGGACGGTTGTGCAAGCCGCATGGTTATTCGAACAAGAACGCAAAGGGGGCACACTTGAGGTAGTGTTCCTAACCCCAGCGTCAAAAATGGCCTTCCTGTATGGACGTTCCATATATTCACTATTTCACGGAATATGGATGTTCGCTTGTTTCTCCATCCTGACTTTCATTTTTCTTGCGGATGCAACGACTGTTAACTGGGGCGCCTTATTGCCTGTATTAGTACTTATCATGATATCAGCGGTTATATGGGGAGCTTTGCTGTGTGCGATATCTCTATTCTCAAGGGATTCAGGGCTAATCTATTACATCTTTCAAGCACCAATGGAGCTGTTTGGTGGGGTTCGTATTCCACCAGCGGTATTCCCAGCATGGGCAACGGGCCTATCCCTTCTGTTTCCACTCACATATAGTCTGGTTCTCGTGCGCGGGGCGTTATACGATAATATCGGGATTAGCTGGTGGTGGGCTCTCGGCGCTTTAATCGTAGGTAGTTCTTGTCTTGTCATTTGTACCCGCTATCTTCTGGTTAGGGCAGAACAACATGCAAGAGTAAAAGGGAATTGGACTTTATTCTAA
- a CDS encoding thiamine pyrophosphate-dependent enzyme, with translation MAIDYEKEVGSAKVEQKFLYESGNEMAAYAAHQINYHVMGYFPISPSTEVAQFLDTMKANGQHDIMLIPSDGEHSSAGICYGASTAGGRVFNATSAQGYMFMLEQLPVQAGTRMPMVMNLICRSISGPLNIHGDHSDLYFALNTGWPILMCRDPQSVYDMNLMALKLAEHAKVRLPVMVASDGYFTSHQKRRVQAFTHREDVHKFVGAQPPTGFTDTLDRNNPVTVGPYMNEPDYINNRYQQSVAMYNAGEVFEEIAKEFAELTGRYYPMIEEYRMEDAEVAVFLMNSASEIIKDVVDQLRSQGIKAGAISPNMIRPFPQKQIAEALKNVKAITVGDRADSVGGHGGNMVNEIKAALFTYGNTTTKVISRIYGLGGKDFYAEDGHAFFQLAIDAVAADRVDIPFDYYGHNPGTPDKAPQRLLKPMDFDSLKTGLITVKQDEATGKLSVRIPPLRSLTKKPKRLSPGHGACPGCGIFSGLETFFKGIEGDIVALYHTGCAMVTTTGYPYSSHKSTFIHNLFQNGAATLSGVVEMFWERKRRGELDGLGLKEDFTFVMVTGDGGMDIGMGPAIGAALRGHKMIIVEYDNEGYMNTGAQQSYSTPLGHRTSTSSIGKQQQGKVTQHKDTAQIMAATNIPYVFTGSEAYPQDLVKKAAKAQWYAQNEGLVYGKILIACPLNWMSDDKEGTNIVSLAVESCFFPLYEVEHGSTNITYNPEDKGKRVELSAWLKTMGKTRHLLKPENEPALHSFEEEVERRWNRLKAKHEHPDL, from the coding sequence GTGGCAATAGATTATGAAAAAGAAGTAGGCTCTGCTAAAGTAGAGCAGAAATTCCTATATGAATCCGGCAATGAAATGGCAGCTTATGCTGCTCATCAGATTAATTATCATGTAATGGGGTATTTTCCGATTTCTCCATCGACAGAAGTAGCGCAATTTCTTGATACGATGAAAGCGAACGGCCAGCATGATATTATGCTGATTCCGTCAGATGGCGAGCATAGCTCTGCTGGAATCTGTTATGGCGCTTCAACGGCTGGCGGACGTGTATTTAATGCTACCAGTGCCCAAGGTTATATGTTCATGCTTGAGCAATTGCCTGTACAAGCTGGTACGCGTATGCCTATGGTTATGAATCTAATCTGCCGTTCGATCTCTGGACCGCTGAATATTCACGGGGATCATTCTGATTTGTATTTTGCCCTGAATACAGGTTGGCCAATTTTAATGTGCCGGGATCCACAATCTGTTTATGATATGAATCTAATGGCATTGAAGCTTGCTGAACATGCTAAAGTTCGTCTTCCGGTAATGGTGGCCTCAGATGGATATTTCACTTCCCACCAGAAGCGCCGCGTACAGGCCTTTACTCATCGGGAGGATGTTCATAAATTTGTTGGAGCACAACCTCCAACAGGTTTCACCGATACTTTAGACCGCAATAATCCGGTAACCGTTGGCCCTTATATGAACGAACCTGACTATATTAACAACCGTTATCAACAGTCCGTAGCTATGTACAATGCGGGTGAAGTTTTTGAAGAAATCGCGAAGGAATTTGCTGAGTTAACCGGACGTTATTATCCAATGATCGAGGAATATCGGATGGAAGATGCTGAAGTAGCAGTATTCTTGATGAATTCTGCCTCTGAGATTATTAAGGATGTTGTAGATCAGCTTCGTTCGCAAGGAATCAAAGCCGGTGCAATCTCGCCGAATATGATCCGTCCTTTCCCGCAGAAGCAAATTGCTGAAGCGCTGAAAAACGTTAAAGCAATCACCGTTGGTGACCGCGCAGATTCTGTTGGCGGACACGGTGGTAACATGGTCAATGAAATCAAGGCAGCCCTGTTCACATATGGCAACACTACGACTAAAGTAATAAGCCGTATTTACGGTTTGGGTGGTAAGGACTTCTACGCAGAAGATGGTCATGCATTTTTCCAATTAGCAATTGATGCTGTTGCTGCAGATCGAGTAGACATACCATTTGATTATTACGGCCACAATCCGGGTACACCAGATAAAGCTCCACAACGTCTTCTGAAGCCAATGGACTTTGACTCACTGAAGACAGGCTTGATCACTGTGAAACAGGATGAAGCAACGGGCAAATTAAGCGTACGGATTCCGCCGCTACGCAGCTTGACGAAGAAACCTAAACGGCTCTCCCCAGGGCATGGTGCGTGTCCGGGTTGTGGGATTTTCTCAGGACTAGAGACTTTCTTCAAAGGGATTGAAGGGGATATCGTCGCACTTTATCATACAGGCTGTGCCATGGTAACGACTACGGGGTACCCGTATTCCTCCCATAAATCAACGTTTATCCATAATCTTTTCCAAAATGGAGCGGCTACCTTGTCCGGTGTCGTAGAGATGTTCTGGGAACGCAAACGTCGCGGTGAGCTGGATGGACTAGGGCTTAAAGAGGACTTTACGTTTGTTATGGTAACCGGAGATGGCGGCATGGACATCGGGATGGGACCGGCAATTGGAGCTGCACTGCGTGGTCACAAAATGATTATTGTAGAGTACGATAACGAGGGTTACATGAATACTGGAGCACAGCAGTCCTATTCGACACCACTGGGTCACCGTACTTCAACCTCCAGTATCGGCAAGCAGCAGCAAGGTAAAGTGACTCAGCATAAAGATACAGCACAAATTATGGCGGCTACTAACATTCCTTATGTCTTCACGGGTTCGGAGGCTTATCCGCAGGATCTGGTGAAAAAAGCGGCAAAAGCACAGTGGTACGCACAAAACGAAGGTTTGGTGTATGGTAAAATCCTGATCGCATGTCCGCTAAACTGGATGTCTGATGATAAGGAAGGCACTAACATCGTTTCATTAGCTGTTGAGTCTTGCTTCTTCCCGTTATATGAAGTAGAGCATGGTTCTACGAATATCACATATAATCCCGAAGACAAGGGCAAACGTGTCGAGCTCTCAGCATGGCTGAAGACAATGGGTAAAACTCGTCACTTGTTGAAACCTGAGAATGAGCCAGCTTTGCACAGCTTCGAAGAAGAAGTTGAGCGCCGTTGGAATCGTCTCAAGGCAAAACACGAACATCCTGACTTATAA
- a CDS encoding 2-oxoacid:acceptor oxidoreductase family protein produces the protein MVQLPKVNELGFFEIRLESIGGLGANLAGKMLAEAGVVGAGMNGVSFSSYGSEKKGSAVKAHIRFCDLNTPIRDTSPVERPHVVGVFHEALAKTVNVISGIYEHSTVLVNSAKSPEELKSSLNMMAGTIAVVDATTIALDEKNRVNMAMLGALFRMCDFLDPEIMKGVIEKSLGKKYPQAVQSALTTFDRGFNEVKFMHFPLPAGVTMPEFVRSDISALGYETQPIGGTITNPGSSFLKNLSISRSGLLPHFKQEDCIHCAQCDTVCPDLCFVWDEQPDKKGRPQMFLQGIDYQYCKGCLKCVEACPTTALSGEREEEGYAESHTVRHIFDLVTEA, from the coding sequence GTGGTACAGTTACCAAAAGTGAACGAGCTCGGATTTTTTGAGATTCGTCTGGAGTCAATTGGAGGGTTGGGTGCGAACCTGGCTGGTAAAATGCTTGCGGAAGCAGGCGTTGTCGGTGCTGGAATGAATGGGGTCAGCTTTTCGTCATATGGTTCGGAGAAGAAGGGATCAGCGGTAAAAGCGCATATCCGGTTTTGTGATTTGAACACACCTATTCGTGACACGTCTCCGGTTGAGCGCCCGCATGTTGTTGGGGTATTTCACGAAGCACTAGCAAAGACAGTTAACGTAATTAGCGGAATTTATGAACATAGCACAGTATTGGTAAACTCAGCAAAATCGCCGGAGGAATTGAAATCCTCCCTGAATATGATGGCAGGAACTATTGCAGTCGTTGATGCTACAACTATCGCCTTAGATGAGAAAAACCGCGTTAATATGGCGATGCTGGGCGCGTTGTTCCGGATGTGTGATTTCTTGGACCCTGAAATTATGAAAGGCGTTATAGAGAAATCACTAGGCAAAAAGTATCCACAGGCAGTACAGTCAGCGCTGACTACTTTCGACCGTGGATTTAATGAAGTTAAGTTTATGCATTTTCCACTGCCTGCGGGCGTGACAATGCCTGAATTCGTGCGGTCTGATATTTCCGCATTGGGTTATGAAACACAGCCTATCGGCGGTACCATTACGAATCCTGGCAGTAGCTTTTTAAAGAACTTGAGCATTTCTCGCTCCGGTTTGCTGCCTCATTTTAAGCAGGAGGATTGTATTCATTGTGCGCAGTGCGATACGGTGTGTCCTGATCTCTGTTTTGTTTGGGATGAGCAGCCTGATAAGAAGGGGCGTCCACAAATGTTCCTGCAAGGTATTGATTACCAATACTGTAAAGGCTGTTTAAAATGTGTAGAAGCTTGTCCTACAACTGCCTTGTCTGGCGAACGTGAGGAAGAAGGCTACGCAGAGAGTCATACGGTCCGGCATATTTTTGATCTCGTTACTGAGGCCTAA
- a CDS encoding amino acid permease — protein MKSNEASLQKKLLPRHISFMAMGGVIGTGIFKGSSETISIAGPGVVLSYVLAGLLLLVVMGAIAEMATVYPNKNMKEFIREAFGERLSFIVGWLYCFMWLTVCVIEVLAAGSFLQYWLPDVPLWLLSLASGALIIGINMMSVSGYGETEFWLAGIKIAMIIIFIILGAALLFGLLPMSEGTPYLSNFTDYGGLFPQGWTPIFSALLVVMFSYGGSELIGLTLTETQDAEKVLPRVVKSFILRVILFYTIPILIICGLIPWNQLNEHTSPFVQVLAATGLKGADHVMNFILITAVLSAANSGIYGATRMLHSLASQGEAPRSLAKTSAKGVPINSLKLCAIVLFVGSMLAYFAQDGLFRLLMAVPGFVVSLVWISICLSQLKLRKTYPKEPSFKVWGFPYITILTLICLSVITISFLFDTQNRISIGTCLGFLLMLTIWSFAKFRKKN, from the coding sequence GTGAAGTCAAACGAAGCATCATTACAGAAAAAATTGCTTCCACGGCATATCAGCTTTATGGCGATGGGCGGCGTAATCGGTACGGGGATTTTCAAAGGAAGCTCTGAGACGATAAGCATTGCTGGACCAGGGGTTGTTCTCTCCTATGTATTGGCAGGCTTGCTGCTACTAGTCGTTATGGGTGCAATTGCCGAAATGGCCACGGTATACCCGAACAAAAATATGAAGGAATTCATTCGCGAGGCTTTTGGAGAACGGCTCTCCTTTATCGTGGGTTGGCTATATTGCTTCATGTGGTTGACTGTCTGCGTGATCGAAGTGCTGGCGGCAGGAAGCTTCTTGCAATACTGGTTACCGGATGTTCCGTTATGGCTACTGAGTCTAGCAAGTGGTGCTTTAATTATTGGCATCAATATGATGAGTGTAAGCGGTTATGGAGAGACGGAGTTTTGGTTAGCAGGAATCAAAATAGCTATGATTATCATCTTTATTATTCTGGGAGCTGCATTATTGTTTGGGCTATTGCCTATGTCTGAAGGGACACCCTATTTAAGTAATTTTACGGATTATGGCGGATTATTCCCACAAGGCTGGACACCTATCTTCTCTGCCCTTCTGGTCGTCATGTTCTCATATGGCGGATCTGAGCTGATTGGACTAACTTTAACAGAAACTCAAGATGCAGAAAAAGTGTTGCCTAGAGTTGTCAAAAGCTTCATTTTGCGCGTTATTCTGTTCTATACGATTCCAATTCTGATCATCTGTGGGTTAATTCCTTGGAATCAGCTTAACGAGCATACCAGCCCCTTTGTGCAGGTTTTAGCAGCTACAGGACTTAAGGGTGCTGACCATGTTATGAACTTCATACTGATTACAGCTGTGCTCTCTGCTGCTAACTCCGGTATCTATGGCGCCACACGGATGTTGCACTCTTTGGCTTCACAGGGTGAAGCTCCACGTAGCTTAGCAAAGACCTCAGCAAAAGGTGTGCCGATCAACAGTCTTAAACTTTGCGCTATAGTTCTTTTTGTTGGTTCTATGTTAGCGTACTTCGCACAGGATGGACTTTTCCGGCTGCTGATGGCTGTTCCCGGCTTCGTAGTAAGCTTGGTATGGATCAGCATCTGTCTATCACAGCTGAAGCTGCGGAAAACCTATCCTAAAGAGCCAAGCTTTAAAGTCTGGGGCTTTCCTTATATAACGATTTTGACACTTATCTGTTTGTCGGTTATTACGATTTCCTTCCTTTTCGACACTCAGAACCGGATCAGCATAGGCACATGTCTGGGCTTCCTGCTGATGCTTACCATCTGGTCATTCGCGAAATTCCGGAAGAAGAACTAA